The following coding sequences are from one Lolium rigidum isolate FL_2022 chromosome 6, APGP_CSIRO_Lrig_0.1, whole genome shotgun sequence window:
- the LOC124661243 gene encoding dentin sialophosphoprotein-like has translation MALETKQVAPCIKKVLRSSIRKSYRCVSEHPVLLSSGVLLYLLYRSSPGFFAFLLSSSPVIICTTLLLGILLSYGETNQPEAGEVARSTPEISDFKLGNFSSDVQFESDQRISVPSFRSTTENLNEREPKRVASVRQRSGEHGDDVPLLRRADEEDEKLEHHDIPEALTPFPSMVNFRQQVEAGDGWLFHQEREYKDSFFMPEKAERNTSLFEGLDEKGASFGMFPSSENVIKHAEMVENMNQAASKLSDILEERPTNEVAGTSRPTYAVSVNQNTEPDELKVETSKAVEDNLLDSSLGSPWAAVGSDDGSSGFDSDGDESSSPDASMTDIAPVLDEIDPLLGAGFTRPDPIPDDDSDTDSHVSSQDHQSDDDSNDEDANDDAEDSGEVNKKDEGQEAAIIWTADDAKNLMDLGYSEMERNRRLEILMVRRRSRKNIIFEIDNNLTDVSSNDAGIHDLSRFHAQVSHISVPRRNPFDLPYDSDEAGVPGSAPSILHARKNPFDFLDHLSESGVSAHDNLSAGESPATSHRDIFRRHESFNFGSTDTTQARRSSRLKPYFVPETVEGGTSHFERQFSDKSESKLSSVTESDMASSVADQEDHNDLDEKDVHKEHVSPALMRQDSDLADAGSDCSDGINSVDVELDHSDIDEREISLHHFVFERSEEREAYLTSAKGKAHDEDYMVKSDGNSTMPLNPVADLLSWEDGDGESFLGAKSSMASDTTVELSEWLSSPRPAEENELRAGELSLGATNIAEEDGNIISRSYPNNEIPPEILIHGSMDLLTDFEKETLPAISMDLHPIPEERVVENFNIQEKHETATITGSGTALSDLHVIEEHFDVATEVSPSSAAASLCPPEVSDSIQSPVEPKDILNPFFSVASEPDRVDMVDMKEELTSAYLLDSDDDADKIYPEPLEDNVIDESFLSELDAVGDFRVEPMRLDQQVPDHSFHTDNPAGGVTEDSLISPQISDDNTMSDASALDSRERSPSNYLSGSDPEFSWSLRTSHDDPEQTVYNPWRKILEASSFEAVNIELKLPGDVTEVTEVSSVNTPSEAYLVVGASELGVTESEPVMGRIGAEMTPVDAKSLEDIETAFKQANDGADEPNLDAETSHVSDLDVDSEPLEGSEHLHVIEAKSVDDIFSALEEHSRLDVNSCSDQNKDKDGCGETAEFAAQDNLPEGTHAQSLHLATEDAKPELMKTASNMSRTESNTLDDDVNAVFKKVSDGHEESTVKIMQSEDASVKSEGSEHQ, from the exons ATGGCTCTGGAGACAAAACAAGTTGCTCCATGTATCAAGAAAGTTCTGAGGTCCTCCATCAGAAAAAGCTACAGATGTGTCTCTGAACATCCAGTCCTTCTCAGTTCGGGTGTTTTGCTCTACTTGCTGTACAGATCTTCGCCGGGTTTCTTTGCATTTCTGTTATCATCCTCGCCTGTAATTATATGTACTACTCTTCTTCTGGGAATCCTCCTGAGTTATGGGGAGACAAACCAACCTGAAGCTGGTGAGGTTGCCAGGAGTACTCCAGAGATTTCAGATTTTAAGCTTGGGAATTTTTCAAGTGATGTTCAGTTTGAGTCGGATCAGAGAATTTCAGTTCCTAGTTTTAGGAGTACCACAGAAAACCTCAATGAAAGGGAACCTAAGAGGGTGGCGTCTGTCAGACAGAGGTCTGGTGAGCATGGTGATGATGTTCCTCTTCTGAGAAGAGCTGATGAAGAAGATGAGAAACTTGAACACCATGACATACCTGAAGCATTAACTCCATTTCCTTCCATGGTCAATTTTCGTCAACAGGTTGAAGCAGGGGATGGCTGGCTCTTTCACCAGGAAAGGGAATACAAAGATTCATTCTTTATGCCAGAAAAGGCTGAAAGGAACACTAGCTTATTTGAAGGTCTGGACGAGAAGGGTGCATCCTTTGGCATGTTTCCATCCAGTGAAAATGTTATCAAACATGCTGAAATGGTGGAGAATATGAATCAAGCAGCTAGCAAACTAAGCGATATATTGGAAGAGAGGCCAACTAATGAGGTAGCTGGAACTAGCAGGCCAACTTATGCTGTTTCCGTGAACCAGAATACAGAGCCCGATGAGCTGAAGGTTGAAACTAGCAAGGCCGTTGAGGACAACCTCCTAGATTCATCACTTGGTTCACCATGGGCAGCTGTTGGCAGTGATGATGGTTCATCTGGTTTTGACTCTGATGGGGATGAGAGTTCTTCACCTGATGCTTCCATGACTGACATCGCACCAGTCCTTGATGAGATTGACCCTCTTCTGGGTGCTGGTTTCACTCGTCCTGATCCCATTCCTGATGATGATTCAGACACGGACTCACATGTCTCCTCACAGGATCATCAAAGTGATGATGATAGTAATGATGAGGATGCCAACGACGATGCTGAAGACAGTGGTGAGGTGAACAAGAAAGATGAAGGTCAGGAAGCTGCAATTATTTGGACAGCGGATGATGCAAAAAATCTGATGGATCTTGGATATTCTGAGATGGAAAGGAACCGCAGGTTGGAGATTTTGATGGTTAGGCGAAGATCCAGGAAGAACATAATATTTGAAATTGACAATAATCTGACAGATGTCAGTAGCAATGACGCTGGGATACATGACTTATCACGCTTCCATGCACAAGTATCACATATCTCAGTTCCAAGGAGGAACCCATTCGACCTTCCTTATGATTCTGACGAAGCAGGAGTTCCTGGTTCAGCTCCTTCAATCCTGCATGCCAGAAAGAACCCATTTGATTTTCTTGACCATTTGAGTGAAAGTGGCGTCTCTGCACATGATAATTTAAGCGCTGGGGAATCGCCAGCAACTTCTCATCGTGACATCTTCAGAAGGCACGAGAGCTTCAACTTTGGAAGTACAGACACTACCCAGGCGAGACGTTCGTCTAGATTGAAGCCATATTTTGTCCCTGAGACAGTGGAAGGAGGCACAAGTCATTTTGAAAGGCAGTTCAGTGACAAGAGTGAGTCTAAATTAAGTTCTGTTACTGAGTCTGATATGGCTTCTTCGGTTGCGGATCAGGAGGATCACAACGACCTTGATGAAAAGGATGTGCACAAGGAGCATGTGTCACCAGCTCTCATGAGACAGGACAGTGACCTGGCAGATGCTGGAAGTGATTGCTCAGATGGTATCAACTCTGTGGATGTTGAACTAGACCATAGCGACATTGACGAACGTGAGATTTCTCTACATCATTTTGTCTTCGAAAGATCGGAAGAAAGAGAAGCATATCTTACCTCCGCAAAAGGGAAGGCCCATGATGAAGATTACATGGTCAAATCAGATGGAAACTCCACAATGCCACTTAATCCAGTCGCTGACTTGCTTAGCTGGGAAGATGGAGATG GTGAAAGCTTCCTTGGTGCTAAGTCTTCTATGGCCTCAGACACAACAGTTGAGTTATCAGAATGGCTTTCCTCTCCCAGGCCAGCTGAAGAGAACGAGTTAAGAGCAGGGGAACTTTCTCTTGGTGCGACCAATATAGCTGAGGAGGATGGAAATATTATTTCCAGGTCCTATCCAAACAATGAAATCCCACCAGAAATTCTGATTCATGGGTCGATGGACTTGCTCACAGATTTTGAAAAGGAAACATTGCCTGCAATATCTATGGACCTTCATCCTATCCCTGAAGAGAGGGTTGTCGAGAACTTCAATATACAAGAAAAGCATGAAACTGCAACAATTACTGGTAGTGGTACTGCATTGAGTGACTTGCATGTAATTGAAGAGCACTTTGATGTTGCCACCGAAGTAAGCCCGAGCTCTGCGGCCGCTTCCTTGTGCCCTCCTGAAGTGAGTGACTCCATTCAATCTCCGGTTGAGCCTAAAGATATCTTAAACCCATTTTTCTCCGTGGCTTCTGAACCTGACAGGGTAGATATGGTTGATATGAAGGAAGAATTAACTTCAGCTTATCTACTTGattctgatgatgatgctgataaAATCTATCCTGAGCCTTTAGAGGATAACgttattgatgaaagtttcctGTCGGAATTGGACGCGGTGGGTGATTTCCGGGTAGAACCAATGAGACTGGATCAGCAGGTGCCTGATCATAGCTTCCACACTGACAACCCTGCTGGTGGTGTTACTGAAGACTCATTGATTAGCCCTCAGATTTCTGATGACAATACCATGTCAGATGCCAGTGCATTAGACTCTCGCGAGCGATCCCCATCAAATTACCTAAGTGGCTCTGATCCTGAATTTAGTTGGTCATTACGGACATCTCATGATGACCCTGAGCAGACTGTCTACAATCCTTGGCGAAAGATTCTTGAAGCAAGTTCATTTGAAGCAGTGAATATAGAGTTGAAACTACCAGGCGATGTGACAGAAGTCACAGAAGTTTCTTCAGTCAACACACCGTCAGAAGCATACTTggtggttggagcaagtgaactGGGGGTTACTGAAAGTGAGCCTGTGATGGGTAGAATTGGTGCCGAGATGACGCCTGTCGATGCCAAGTCTCTGGAAGACATAGAGACGGCTTTTAAACAAGCGAATGATGGTGCTGATGAGCCAAACCTGGACGCAGAAACCTCACATGTCTCAGATCTTGATGTTGATTCAGAGCCCTTGGAGGGTTCGGAGCACTTACATGTCATTGAAGCAAAATCAGTCGATGATATTTTCTCTGCTTTGGAGGAACACTCTCGCCTTGATGTGAATAGTTGCTCGGACCAAAACAAAGATAAAGATGGATGTGGAGAGACTGCAGAATTTGCAGCACAAGATAATCTTCCAGAAGGTACACATGCTCAAAGTTTGCATTTGGCTACAGAAGATGCGAAGCCTGAACTAATGAAGACTGCAAGCAACATGAGTCGTACTGAGTCAAACACCCTCGATGACGACGTAAATGCAGTGTTCAAGAAGGTCTCTGATGGCCATGAGGAGAGTACTGTAAAGATAATGCAGTCCGAGGATGCTTCTGTCAAATCAGAGGGAAGTGAACATCAATGA
- the LOC124659686 gene encoding NDR1/HIN1-like protein 13: MMNDGRVHPAAAATSSDFSGEMDQSQSAYSSSDPSSSPLYSFHFEKPVPPPALPHGHQPKQPQHQKTTPPQKPQPGTYVVQVPKDKVFRVPPPENERLFQHYTRRAKRQSGCSCLRACLYLLLAIVCLAVLLAVAVGVVYVVYKPRQPTYSVVSLAVSGLAGVGNASAPGAFTPGFDATLRADNSRNGKMGVHYDGAGSRVAVSYDGVSLAQGAWPAFYQAPGNVTVFVAKAKGAGLRFSERVRGQMAAAERLRSVPFDVDVKVPVRLQLGGVKTWAVTVTVRCTIAVDRLAATAKVVSRSCSAKVPFLFWRI, translated from the coding sequence ATGATGAACGACGGCCGCGTccacccggcggcggcggccaccagCTCGGACTTCTCCGGCGAGATGGACCAGTCCCAGTCCGCCTACTCCTCCTCCGACCCCTCCTCCAGCCCGCTCTACAGCTTCCACTTCGAGAAGCccgtcccgccgccggcgctccccCACGGGCACCAGCCCAAGCAACCGCAGCATCAGAAGACAACGCCGCCGCAGAAGCCGCAGCCCGGCACGTACGTGGTGCAGGTGCCCAAGGACAAGGTCTTCCGCGTGCCGCCGCCCGAGAACGAGCGCCTCTTCCAGCACTACACCCGCCGCGCCAAGCGCCAGAGCGGCTGCTCCTGCCTCCGCGCCTGCCTCTACCTGCTCCTCGCCATCGTCTGCCTCGccgtcctcctcgccgtcgccgtcggcgtCGTGTACGTCGTGTACAAGCCCAGGCAGCCCACGTACTCGGTCGTGTCCCTCGCCGTCTCTGGCCTCGCCGGCGTCGGCAACGCGTCCGCGCCCGGCGCGTTCACGCCGGGGTTCGACGCGACACTCCGCGCAGACAACAGCAGGAACGGCAAGATGGGCGTGCACTACGACGGCGCCGGGAGCCGCGTCGCCGTGTCATACGACGGCGTGAGCTTGGCGCAGGGCGCGTGGCCGGCGTTCTACCAGGCGCCCGGCAACGTGACGGTGTTCGTGGCGAAGGCCAAGGGCGCCGGGCTACGGTTCTCGGAACGCGTGCGCGGGCAGATGGCCGCGGCGGAGCGGCTCCGGTCGGTGCCGTTCGACGTCGACGTGAAGGTGCCCGTGCGGCTGCAGCTCGGCGGGGTCAAGACGTGGGCCGTCACGGTGACCGTGCGATGCACCATCGCCGTGGACaggctcgccgccaccgccaaggtGGTGTCCAGATCGTGCAGCGCGAAGGTGCCGTTCCTGTTCTGGAGGATCTGA